One genomic region from Spirosoma sp. KCTC 42546 encodes:
- a CDS encoding alpha-L-fucosidase, which translates to MRCYSAFPGLLILLTATCLIAQPIAKPTPRQLAWQPLETTAFLHFTVNTFTDKEWGDGTESPAIFNPTKLDARQWIKALKDAGFKMAIITAKHHDGFCLWPSKMTEHSVKNSPWKNGKGDVVREVADACREFGLKFGVYLSPWDRHEPRYGTAAYNDYYKSQLRELLTNYGPVSEVWFDGAKGENAKDMTYDFAGYWALVRELQPNAVMFSDAGPDVRWVGNEAGNAGETCWSTINTDGLAPGVADSKYLNRGDATGKQWVPAETDVSIRPGWFYHATEDAKVRSGKNLVNLYYQSVGRNSLLLLNVPPNREGLFSEPDLASLKEFRSILDETFKQNLVAKQPKLTDKKLGTFKALAANQPLMIDLNGEQSFDRMSIQENIATGQRIASGRVEYWDGAGWKPLQTFTTVGYKRLLRFPAVKASKLRLFITNANGPVELAEVGVYKASARESE; encoded by the coding sequence ATGCGTTGCTATTCTGCCTTCCCAGGATTACTGATTTTACTAACTGCAACCTGCCTTATAGCCCAGCCAATAGCTAAACCGACCCCCCGTCAACTGGCCTGGCAACCTCTTGAAACTACGGCTTTTCTACACTTCACCGTCAATACATTTACCGATAAAGAATGGGGCGATGGCACCGAAAGCCCAGCTATTTTTAATCCAACCAAACTGGATGCCCGACAGTGGATTAAGGCCCTAAAAGATGCAGGTTTTAAAATGGCCATTATTACAGCCAAGCATCATGACGGTTTCTGCTTGTGGCCATCCAAAATGACCGAGCATTCCGTTAAAAACAGCCCCTGGAAAAATGGAAAAGGCGATGTCGTGCGTGAGGTAGCTGATGCCTGCCGTGAGTTTGGCTTGAAATTCGGCGTGTATCTGTCGCCCTGGGATCGTCATGAACCACGCTATGGCACAGCCGCTTACAACGATTACTATAAAAGCCAGTTGCGCGAATTACTGACTAATTACGGGCCGGTTTCTGAGGTTTGGTTCGATGGGGCGAAGGGTGAAAACGCCAAGGATATGACCTATGATTTCGCGGGTTACTGGGCACTGGTTCGAGAATTACAACCCAATGCGGTCATGTTTTCGGATGCTGGACCCGATGTTCGTTGGGTGGGTAACGAAGCCGGTAACGCGGGCGAAACCTGCTGGTCGACGATCAATACCGATGGGCTGGCTCCGGGTGTAGCCGATTCCAAATACCTGAACCGGGGCGATGCAACGGGTAAACAGTGGGTGCCAGCAGAGACCGACGTATCGATACGGCCGGGCTGGTTTTATCATGCTACGGAGGATGCGAAAGTACGGTCTGGTAAAAATCTGGTGAATCTTTATTATCAGTCGGTGGGGCGGAATAGCTTGTTGCTGCTGAATGTGCCGCCTAATCGTGAGGGCCTTTTTTCAGAGCCAGATCTGGCGAGTTTGAAAGAGTTTCGCAGTATTCTGGACGAAACATTTAAGCAAAATCTGGTGGCTAAGCAGCCCAAGTTGACCGATAAAAAACTTGGCACATTCAAGGCGTTGGCTGCCAATCAACCGCTTATGATTGATCTCAATGGCGAGCAATCGTTTGACCGTATGTCAATTCAGGAGAACATTGCTACGGGCCAGCGTATTGCCAGTGGGCGCGTGGAGTACTGGGATGGTGCGGGCTGGAAACCGCTCCAAACATTCACAACGGTAGGGTATAAACGGCTGCTACGCTTCCCGGCAGTGAAAGCATCGAAGCTACGTTTGTTTATCACAAATGCGAATGGACCGGTGGAACTGGCTGAAGTGGGTGTTTACAAAGCATCGGCGCGGGAAAGCGAGTAA